Genomic DNA from Capsicum annuum cultivar UCD-10X-F1 unplaced genomic scaffold, UCD10Xv1.1 ctg15253, whole genome shotgun sequence:
CTCTTTTCTGTAAGTATGTTACATCACTGCAATGTGAATAAAAATCTGGATATGTACTGTTGACAATGGCAGAAATAGGATCTTCACAATCACTAATAAGAACATCATCAGGTATAGAAACTTTTCCAATTCCATCAATTGAATTACCAATCATACCATCTCCAACCGCTAAAATCCAATTGCAAATTCTATTCAATCATTCAAATCTAATTCATGATTACCTTCTAACCTCATATTCATTGTTAGCTTTAGTATATGACAGTCAGCCTACAAATATGAAGAATTAAGGGTAGCATTTACAATATCCTGTCTGTTACCTTTTGTAATGACCGGTAGAATTTGTCTAAAGTCCCTACCAAGTACAACTGTTTTACCTCCAAATGGCCAATCTAAATTAGATATATCTTCAAATTTAAGAATATCTCTTAAAGTTTTATCAGAGCTTCAAAACAATATATATGCATCATTGGTGCCTCATCCCAAATAATTAACTTTGTCTTCACTATCAAACTTGCAAGAGGGCTTCCCTGTTTTATATTACATGTTGAATCTTCAGTTGCATTGAGTGGTATAGCAAATCTTGAATGCTATTCGACCTCCGGGTAATAAAAGTGATGCAATTTCGCTAGACGCAACTGTTAAAACAATATCTCCTTTAGATCTTATTGCTGAAGACAAAGTCCTCCATATAAAAGTCTTTCCAATTCCTCCATGGCCATATAAAAAGAGAAAACCTCCTTTGTTGTGCTTCACCGTTGTTATGATTCTGTCATACATTGACCTTTGCTCCTCTGTTAATTTATTCATAAGTTCCTCATGTTCTTTGGATAGAGAGGATTTATTGTAATGTAATTCCTCAAGGATTAGTTTATTGGCAACTTCAAGTTGTTCTGCATTATAAGTTGGCTTTGGCATTGCTGGAAAATTCTGAAAACTTCGTCCACTATCTTTTAATAAATTATCCAACTTTTGCAGACAACAATTTTTCATTTCATCATTTGTTAGCTCAATCCCTATAAAAAAATGTATcactaataattttataaaaaatatcgaTA
This window encodes:
- the LOC124890317 gene encoding uncharacterized protein LOC124890317, translated to MPKPTYNAEQLEVANKLILEELHYNKSSLSKEHEELMNKLTEEQRSMYDRIITTVKHNKGGFLFLYGHGGIGKTFIWRTLSSAIRSKGDIVLTVASSEIASLLLPGDISNLDWPFGGKTVVLGRDFRQILPVITKAVGDGMIGNSIDGIGKVSIPDDVLISDCEDPISAIVNSTYPDFYSHCSD